AAAAGTAGTTTTTGATCATCAAGACTTACTTGAGTTTGCTGGGGGAAGAATTGCTGAAGTATTCGGTCAGGACTACGCAATCATAGACAGCTATGAACGCTGTGTTCGGTTGCCTTTGGATCCCTATCTGCTCGTTACAAGAGTTACAGAACTGGAAGCAGAGCCTCACCAATTCAAACCCTGCTGCATCACTACTGAATATGACATCCCCACACAGGCATGGTTTGCTACCGATGAGCGCATTCCTTGGGCTGTAGCGATTGAGTCTGGTCAGTGTGACTTAATGCTGATCAGCTATCTTGGAATTGATTTTCAAAATAGAGGAAACCGAGTCTATCGCCTGCTCGATTGTACAATGACATTCATGGCTGCCCTCCCAAGGGGCGGCCAAACATTAAGGTATGAAATTCACATAGACTCCTTTGCGAAACATGGCGAAAGCCTACTATTTTTCTTCCATTACGAGTGCTTCGTTGGTGCTCAGATGGTGCTCAGAATGGATGGTGGATGTGCAGGGTTCTTTACTAAAGAAGAGCTCGATCAGGGCAAGGGGGTGATTCATACTGAGAATGAAATTCAGGCTCGTCAACAGATTCAGCAGACTAATTTCACTCCTCTACTTCACTGTAATCAGACAGCTTTTGAACGAGAGGAATTATTGCACTTGGTTCAAGGTCATCCATCAAAATGCTTTGGTGGAGAGTATGATCAGAACCAAAAAAATTCTTCCCTGAGGATGGCACCAGAACAACTACTAATGAATGATCGCATTTTGAATGTGGATCGCAAAGGTGGCGCTTGGGGATTGGGGATTGTGGAATCAGAGAAGCAACTTCGTCCAGACGACTGGTACTTTACTTGCCACTTCTACAAGGATCCTGTTATGGCCGGTTCGCTGATCGCAGAAGGCTGCGTTCAATTGCTTCAATTCTACATGCTTTACCTAGGACTTCAGACTCTTACTGAGGACGCTAGCTTTGAACCGATCCTCAACCTTCCACAAATTGTGCGCTGTAGGGGCCAAGTCATTCCCTCCGATTCTTTGATGACCTATCGACTTGAAGTCAAAGAAATTGGTCTGTATCCAGAACCTTTTATGATCGCCAACATTGATGTGCTTGTTGAAGATCGAATTGTTGTTGACTTTAGAGATGTTGGGGTGCGTTTAGTTGAGAAGAAATCTGACGTGATCAACTTTTCAATTGTGGCTAAACCAGACAATAAGGCAAAACCTGCTTACGATGAAGTGGCTATTCAGAATTTTGCTGATGGCTCAGTCGCCAAATGTTTTGGAGCACATTACGCCCCCTTTGATGCGAGACCTTTTGTTCAGCGCAATCCCTGCTTAGATCTCAAGCTACTCACCAGGGTTCAGGAAGTATCAGGAGAACCAAGGAACTTTTCAAAGCCAGCAAGTTTGATTGCTGAATACGATATGAACGAAATGAACTGGTATTTCTCCGATGAGACCAGCATCGCACCCTTACCAGCAAGCATATTATTGGAAATAGCCCTCCAACCCTGTGGTTTCCTGGGAGCTTGGATGGGAAGCATTTTTGAATTTTCAGATGACGATCTTCACTTCAGATTAGTGGAGGGACACGCAAAGTTATTGGAACGCCCAGAACTGAGAGACCGAAAGATTCTGACAAAAGCTCAACTTGACCGAATGACGCGCTTTGATGGGCAGGTTATTGAACATTTCACTTACCAATTGAGTACTGATCTCTCACCAGATCATCCATTTCTCGAGGGGGTTGCTCTTTTTGGATATTTTCCAGAGTGGGCCCTTGAACGACAGCGTCAAAGATATCCAGATCCTGATTGGCAAGCTTCACCCGAACTACCCTGGTTGGATTGTCCTCAACTAGGCCATCTATATTTACTTCATCAAGTCCAACTTGATCCCAAGGGGGGTGAACGAAGACTAGGAAGAGTGGTTGGGCGCAGACTTGTTGCAGACATGGATTGGTATTATCCCTGCCACTTTCACAACGATCCAGTCATGCCAGGATCTTTGGGGATTGAGGCTGCGCTGCAAGCGTTGAGAGCATTGGCCGAAGGGACTCCTCATCGATCCAAGTCTCAAAAAGTAGAATGGCCTATAGATTCAGAATGGAAGTGGGAATTCAGAGGCGAAGTGCGGCCGGGAACGAATGAGCTAACCGTACTGGTCGAAGTTCTTGAGAAGAAGGAGTTAGGTCAGCAGACAGAGTGGATCGCTGAAGCTATTGTAGCCCGTGAAGGCAAGCGAATTTACCGCTTACCAAGCATTTCTCTGCTTGTTTGAATCTTAGCTTCCAGTATCAATTGGGAGATCATGTCTTCCACCCCATTCAGTCCAGGAACCATCATAGATTTTGACATTATCATGGCCTGTCAGATGTAAACCCAAAGCCAAGATACAAGCGGTGACTCCTGAACCACAGGAACAGACAATCTCCTTGTTCTGAAAAATTTCAGATTTTTGAAAAAGCTCTTTTAGATTTTCCTCTGAAATCATCATCCGGTAAGGACCCTCCAGCAAATCCATAAATGGCAGATTTCTCGAATGAGGAATATGTCCACTTCTTAGCCCAGGTCTGGGTTCTTGAACTTCACCAGCAAATCTCTCTGCTGGACGGGCATCAAGAATTATAGCCTCCTCATTCTGAGATGTTAGCTGTGTCGCTTCCCAGTCAATGACAAGTCCAGATTCTAAAACAGCTTCAAATTTTACAGGATCAACTTTTGACGAACCCTTAGCCAATTCTCGCCCTTCTGATTTCCATTTTGGGAGGCCCCCATTGAGCAGGGAAACCTTATGATGACCAAAAGTTCTGAACATCCACCAAATTCGAGCTGCAGAAAACAATCCGGTAGAATCATACACTACAACCCAACTCTCATTATCAACTCCCAGTTCACCTATCTTGGTTGAAAAATATTCTTCGGTTGGAAAGGTATGCGGCAATTCACTATCCTGATCAGATAATTCATCCAAATCCAGAAATACTGCCCCGGGAATATGCTCTTTTTCAAACTCTTGGCGACCGTCTCTGTTGGCCTTTGGAAGATGCCAACTACCGTCAATAATTTTCAAATTTGGATCACCTAAGTGATTTGCCAATTCAGCAGATTCAATGAGTGAGTTAAGTTGGAAGGGCATCTAATTTTCTCATTTCAGTTCAAAACACGCTTGGGATGATTTCTTTCTATCATGCCGAGCATTTCATCCAAAATCTCATCATCCATTTGAAGAAGCAGCCGATTCAGTTTGTCTAAACGCTTCGCTGGAATCTGGGATAAAACGATACAACCATTTTTTCGGTCAATTTTTTGTTGCCAAGATTTCTCAGAACTTTTTTGAAGGGCGCCTTGGTTTCTCAATTTAGTTTGTTCCCTGAAGATTCTCAGCGAGAGTTCCAAGTCCTCCCGAGAAATGCTGTCCAGCTGTTCCAAGAGTTCGCTCTGCTTTTGATGAGCTCTGAGTGGATTTATGGGATCTTTCAAATAGGCAATCCGACGTAGCGAATAGAGCATCCCACGGACATCCATTTCCAGCAAGCCTGCTGAACCATGAGTTTGGATCATCTCAATAATTTTTGCATCGCTGAGAGCAGTTTTCCGATCTTGGACTTGTATAACTTCCTCAATATATAGAGCCAAATCCCTTTGGTGTTTCTCCTCCAATTCACCGAAGTGCTCTGTATAAATTTTGTAGATATTGAAGAGTACTTGCCTCTTATCCTGTTGCATCCGGTGTTCACGTGCCTCAATACTTCTTACCAATTCAATCGTTTCAAATTCCAACCTCTTGAGAGGATTAAACTGAAGGACTTCTTGACCGTCATTATCTGAGGTCATTTGATGTTGGCTGCGCCTTGAAGCATTGCGCTGATATTGTGAGCGAGTAGTCATGTAAACTCCGGAAATAGGGCCTGCACCAAAACCTGCAGACGATTCTTCAATTCAGCACTTCGAACAGGCTCGTGACTATCTATAAACCCCATCACCTCAGCACGTTTTGGAATCCACAGTGGCTGATGGTCGTCATGAAAAATCAACATATTGCGATAATGATCCACAAGATATTCAAGAGCGTAGTGGCAAGACTTCAGACGAGTATCAAAGAGGTTTGGAAGCAGATAAACCTTCTTAAGTTCTGGGTTCAGATATTTTCGAGCTGTCCGTATTCGCTCTAGCTGGATGGGTAGGGTCTCTACGGCAAACATCTCAGTCTGTACCGGGATTACGATCACATCACAAATGGACAAACTCCAATTGGTTAGCAGTGACAGTTCACCAGGCGTATCGCAAACAAGGTACTCCGTCCTAAGTTCTCTGAGCAGCATTCTGAACAAGTTTTCATGGCCAGGTTGATCGCGGAAAGCTGTTTTGGCTTGTTCGTAATTCGGTGTTGCGGCCAACAGTTTTAGAGAAGTTTCAGGCAACTCCAACAGCGCATTTTGTGGTGAGATGAACTCTTGAAGAAGATTGTAAAGATTCTTAGTTTGCAGTTCTTCGAGGATCAGAGGGTAATCTGCATCCGTGAGCCGATTCAGGAACCATTGGGTAGAGTTTCCCTGAGGATCATTGTCAAGAAAGATAACTTCCCTACCAATTTGTGCTAATTGCTCTGCTACCAAAAGGCTCAAGGTCGATTTACCGACACCACCCTTTTGATTTTGAAAAGCCACCGCTTGCATGCTGCCTTCCTGGCCAGTTTTGGAGAATAACCCGTTGCTGCTGCAATACTCCACAAGCACAGGTTGTGCAAATAATGTGAGGTAAGTTACTGAGGGGATTTAGTATTATTTCAGGATTGCAAGAGGAGCAAGAGAAGGGACAGGCCCAAAGAGATTGGGCTCAGGGCATGATAAAAAGAAAAATCACTCTAGATTGAGACCAGCCTCCTTGGCTTTCTTGATAAGGAAGGGGATACCCACATTCAAAATATCTTCAGGACTATCGGTAACTGGACGCCAAAGAGCTAGACCTCCTGCGATGTCATCATCAACATAAATGAAGCTCTCCAAGGTCATAGTCCCCTGAAAATTTACTGCTTTCAGACCAAAAAAGGTGTCTTCCCAGTTTAAGCAACCTCTTCCTGGCACACCACGATTTGACTCTGAAAGATGAATGTACTCCAGTTGGCTTCCACAGTCTTGACAGCCTTGAGACATATTCACTTCTTCAATGTTCATATGATATGTGTCCAGATGAACGAAAGTATTCTCAGCTCCAATTCTGTCAAGCGCTTGAATCGTTTGCTTTCCAGTATTTAAAAGATGTGTTTCATAGCGGTTACAAGGTTCCAATCCCAATCTTAGGTCCAAAGATTTTGCAGTACTGGCAGCATGTAAAAGCATCATGCACATCGCATCGTACTCAGCATCTGTCCTTGGGGCACCTGAAGTTTTTCCGATCGAACCAAAAGTCACTCCAGAAAGAATTTTTGAACCCGCTTCAGCAGCAACCTGAAGAGCATGGTCCAAAAAATCTGTGCATGCTTTCAAGTCTTTAGTCGGATCCAGGTGATGAGGGAGACCTAGAGAACAAGTAACACCCAGACCGTGCTTTTGGAAGGCCTGCCTGGTTCCCTTCGAATCAAATTCAGCTGGTCGCAATAGTGGCAGCTCGACAACGCTAATTCCCAATTCCTTAAGAGGTGGCAGCAACTTGTCAGCTTGATTCGCTTCCCATCCTGGAGTGAAGCAGAATGCATGTATTCCCAACTTCGCCATTTAAATCCTTTTCAGTTATCCGTGAGCACCCACAATAAAGGAAACCACCTCATTCATATCAGTGGCTTCCCTTTGAAGATCCGCAATCACACTACCTCTTCTCAGAACTACAATTCGCTGGCACGCTGCAAAAATATCATTCAAGCGATGGCTGATTAAGATCACCGCTATTCCAGCATCTCTCATCTGCTCAATCAGCTTCAGAACTCCTTCTACCTCACGAACAGCGAGAGCTGCTGTTGGCTCATCCATAATCACCAACTTCGGATCAAAGGTCAGAGCCCTCGCAATTGCTACGGTTTGCTGCTGGCCTCCTGACAATCTTCCAACAGGGACATGGATTGAGGGTATCCGAGCACCCAGCCGATCAATCATCTTGAGGGCTTCCGCATCAATCTTTTCTTTATCTACAAATCCCGGAAGAAAACCCCAGAGACGTTTAGTGGGTTCTCTACCCAGAAATATGTTGTTTGCTATATCTTGTTGGGGAGCAAGTGCCAGGTCTTGATAAATCATCTCAATACCACGAGCCCTTCTTTCACCAGGAGGAAGGGTGGTCACATCCTGATTTTGAAAACCAATCTTTCCTTCATCTAGGGAATAAACCCCTGTGATGGACTTCATCAACGTAGACTTTCCTGCGCCATTATCGCCAACCAGACCAACAACTTCCGATGGGTTTATTTCTAGGTCAATTCCTCTTAAAACCTCAATGGATCCAAAAGATTTATTTAGTCCTTTCAAGCTTAACAATGCCATCAGAACCTCTTCCTATCACGGACTTGATCAAGCCATACTGCAGCAATCAGAACCACGCCGATTGCCATTTGCTGGTAGTATGCTTGGACGGCGAGCAAATTCAGACCGTTTTGGAGAACACCCATGATCAAGGCACCAATCATGGTTCCCAAAATCGAACCTCTCCCTCCAAAGAGATTTGTTCCTCCGATGATTGCAGCCGTGATAGCAAGCAACTCATAGTTGAGACCTGCCGTTGGATCCCCAGTATTGACACGAGCTGTAAAAATCAGCCCAGCGATACCAGCCATCAACCCAGAAAGCATGTAGAGCAACATCCTTTGTCGATTGATGTCAATTCCTGTGGCCTTAGCGGCCGCTTCATTGTCACCAAGCGCAAGTGTGTGGTGGCCAAATCGGGTATGCGCAAGGATGTAGTGAGAGATAACTGCAACTAATACCAGAATATAAACTGGTGTAGGAACTCCAAGTGGTCTTGCTTGTCCAAGAAAAAGAATTTCATTTGGCAAACCGTAAATCCCACGGCCTGCTGAAATAATTAAAGCAAGACCCCGAGCAATCCCCAACATCCCAAGAGTCACAATAAAGGCAGGGACCATTCCTCTAGTGACGATGAAGCCGTTGACAGCTCCCGCCAATGTCCCCGCAACTAACGAACCAATGATGGCGAAATACCAAGGCCATTCCAGAGTTACCACCAATGCGGCTCCTACCACAGAAGAAAGCCCCAAAACAGATCCAAGCGAAAGGTCAAGCCCTGCAGAACTGATCACAAACGTAGCGCCGATTGCAAGTACCCCAAATGTTGCTGTGGCTAATATGATATTGAATAGATTGTTAACGGAGAGAAAAACTGGAGAAAGTAGTGCCATTCCTGCAGAAAGCACTACTAGGACGATGAGAGATTCTAGACGTATGTGCAATCGGGAGAGCAAACCAAGTTCCTTAAGAAATTCTGAGAAAACGGGCCTCTCAGCCCGCTCATAGAAAAGATTACTTAACGTACTTGAGCATCGGCTCAGTACCTTTGTCGATAATATCCTTTGTAAGAACCATGGTGGGGACGTAAATCCAGTCTTGATCAACCTTGGTTCCCTTCTTCATCGCAGCAACTTTTTCCACAGCTTGCTTACCAACCAAGTAGGGTAACTGGGCAACAGAGGCATTCAGACGCCCTGATTTGATTGATTTGACTGCATCAGAATTTCCATCAACTCCAATAACAGTCACCTGACTCTGCTTACCAGCCGCAAATACAGTTTCCACAGCACCAAGTGCCATTCCATCATTTGCAGCAAAGATCGCGACAAGACCTGGATTGGCAGTTAATGTGTCATTTGTGATGTTGGCAGCCTTGCCTCGATCCCAATCACCTGGAAGTGATGCAACCACTTTGAGACCAGGAGCTAACTGAGCTAAGCGATCTGAAAAGCCACGAGCTCTTTTTTGACCAGTAATGTTCCCTGAAAGCCCCTCGATTACCAAAACTGGCCCCTTTGCATTCTTGCCAAGCTTGTTGACTAAATATTCAGCGCCTTGTGCTCCTGCAGCGACGTTGTCAGAGCCAATCGAAAAAGAAATATCTACTCCTGCATCTGCAGCAATTTTATGATCAAGATTTCCATCAAGATCGACTACAGGAATGCCCATTTCATTTGCTCGCTTCAAGCAAGGCAATAGAATAGTGGAGTTGATAGCTGCTGTAATCATCGCATCGGGTTTGCGTTCCAACATCGTGTTGCAGACATTCAATTGAGGCTCTGCAGCCTGGTCACTCTCAACAGCTTGAAGGTAATATTCGACCCCTGCTTCTTGTGCCCCCTCTCGGACACCCA
The DNA window shown above is from SAR324 cluster bacterium and carries:
- the sseA gene encoding 3-mercaptopyruvate sulfurtransferase; translated protein: MPFQLNSLIESAELANHLGDPNLKIIDGSWHLPKANRDGRQEFEKEHIPGAVFLDLDELSDQDSELPHTFPTEEYFSTKIGELGVDNESWVVVYDSTGLFSAARIWWMFRTFGHHKVSLLNGGLPKWKSEGRELAKGSSKVDPVKFEAVLESGLVIDWEATQLTSQNEEAIILDARPAERFAGEVQEPRPGLRSGHIPHSRNLPFMDLLEGPYRMMISEENLKELFQKSEIFQNKEIVCSCGSGVTACILALGLHLTGHDNVKIYDGSWTEWGGRHDLPIDTGS
- a CDS encoding ParA family protein, with amino-acid sequence MQAVAFQNQKGGVGKSTLSLLVAEQLAQIGREVIFLDNDPQGNSTQWFLNRLTDADYPLILEELQTKNLYNLLQEFISPQNALLELPETSLKLLAATPNYEQAKTAFRDQPGHENLFRMLLRELRTEYLVCDTPGELSLLTNWSLSICDVIVIPVQTEMFAVETLPIQLERIRTARKYLNPELKKVYLLPNLFDTRLKSCHYALEYLVDHYRNMLIFHDDHQPLWIPKRAEVMGFIDSHEPVRSAELKNRLQVLVQALFPEFT
- a CDS encoding sugar phosphate isomerase/epimerase; translation: MAKLGIHAFCFTPGWEANQADKLLPPLKELGISVVELPLLRPAEFDSKGTRQAFQKHGLGVTCSLGLPHHLDPTKDLKACTDFLDHALQVAAEAGSKILSGVTFGSIGKTSGAPRTDAEYDAMCMMLLHAASTAKSLDLRLGLEPCNRYETHLLNTGKQTIQALDRIGAENTFVHLDTYHMNIEEVNMSQGCQDCGSQLEYIHLSESNRGVPGRGCLNWEDTFFGLKAVNFQGTMTLESFIYVDDDIAGGLALWRPVTDSPEDILNVGIPFLIKKAKEAGLNLE
- a CDS encoding ATP-binding cassette domain-containing protein, whose protein sequence is MALLSLKGLNKSFGSIEVLRGIDLEINPSEVVGLVGDNGAGKSTLMKSITGVYSLDEGKIGFQNQDVTTLPPGERRARGIEMIYQDLALAPQQDIANNIFLGREPTKRLWGFLPGFVDKEKIDAEALKMIDRLGARIPSIHVPVGRLSGGQQQTVAIARALTFDPKLVIMDEPTAALAVREVEGVLKLIEQMRDAGIAVILISHRLNDIFAACQRIVVLRRGSVIADLQREATDMNEVVSFIVGAHG
- a CDS encoding ABC transporter permease; the protein is MLSRLHIRLESLIVLVVLSAGMALLSPVFLSVNNLFNIILATATFGVLAIGATFVISSAGLDLSLGSVLGLSSVVGAALVVTLEWPWYFAIIGSLVAGTLAGAVNGFIVTRGMVPAFIVTLGMLGIARGLALIISAGRGIYGLPNEILFLGQARPLGVPTPVYILVLVAVISHYILAHTRFGHHTLALGDNEAAAKATGIDINRQRMLLYMLSGLMAGIAGLIFTARVNTGDPTAGLNYELLAITAAIIGGTNLFGGRGSILGTMIGALIMGVLQNGLNLLAVQAYYQQMAIGVVLIAAVWLDQVRDRKRF
- a CDS encoding substrate-binding domain-containing protein — translated: MIKRFAIALALGSLLAMPVQAETYGVLMKTLSNPFWGAMELGVREGAQEAGVEYYLQAVESDQAAEPQLNVCNTMLERKPDAMITAAINSTILLPCLKRANEMGIPVVDLDGNLDHKIAADAGVDISFSIGSDNVAAGAQGAEYLVNKLGKNAKGPVLVIEGLSGNITGQKRARGFSDRLAQLAPGLKVVASLPGDWDRGKAANITNDTLTANPGLVAIFAANDGMALGAVETVFAAGKQSQVTVIGVDGNSDAVKSIKSGRLNASVAQLPYLVGKQAVEKVAAMKKGTKVDQDWIYVPTMVLTKDIIDKGTEPMLKYVK